The following coding sequences lie in one Anguilla anguilla isolate fAngAng1 chromosome 14, fAngAng1.pri, whole genome shotgun sequence genomic window:
- the slc31a2 gene encoding probable low affinity copper uptake protein 2 isoform X1: protein MHFEDSSNVTLLFHFWDVHGPAGMVLSVFLVLLLTVFYELLKVWKIWLGEGPVSPPAPPPSSTESLGSSTALGSGPPLESSLSESSLTPPDRDPTHKKKLADAHPADVRPRRPGDARLPADAVRHVLQRLDLPGGHRGLPDRLLPGLPSPGKILREEMEMERERDRDTPLFPRWSLTIAFSRL, encoded by the exons atgcaTTTTGAGGATTCAAGCAACGTGACGCTGCTGTTTCACTTCTGGGATGTGCACGGACCAGCag GCATGGTGCTGTCCGTCTTCCTGGTCCTCCTGCTCACCGTGTTCTACGAGCTGCTGAAGGTGTGGAAGATCTGGCTGGGCGAGGGCCCCGTctcgccccctgccccgcccccttcctccacGGAATCCCTGGGGAGCAGCACCGCCCTGGGGAGCGGCCCCCCCCTGGAGAGCAGCCTGTCAGAGTCCTCCCTGACCCCCCCGGACCGGGACCCCACCCACAAAAAAA AGCTGGCTGATGCACATCCTGCAGACGTGCGTCCACGTCGTCCAGGTGACGCTAGGCTACCTGCTGATGCTGTGCGTCATGTCCTACAACGTCTGGATCTTCCTGGGGGTCATCGTGGGCTCCCTGATCGGCTACTTCCTGGCCTTCCCTCTCCTGGCAAAATACtgagagaggagatggagatggagagagagagagatagagacactCCTCTTTTCCCTAGATGGAGCCTTACTATAGCCTTCTCTCGTTTGTGA
- the slc31a2 gene encoding probable low affinity copper uptake protein 2 isoform X2 — protein sequence MHFEDSSNVTLLFHFWDVHGPAGMVLSVFLVLLLTVFYELLKVWKIWLGEGPVSPPAPPPSSTESLGSSTALGSGPPLESSLSESSLTPPDRDPTHKKSWLMHILQTCVHVVQVTLGYLLMLCVMSYNVWIFLGVIVGSLIGYFLAFPLLAKY from the exons atgcaTTTTGAGGATTCAAGCAACGTGACGCTGCTGTTTCACTTCTGGGATGTGCACGGACCAGCag GCATGGTGCTGTCCGTCTTCCTGGTCCTCCTGCTCACCGTGTTCTACGAGCTGCTGAAGGTGTGGAAGATCTGGCTGGGCGAGGGCCCCGTctcgccccctgccccgcccccttcctccacGGAATCCCTGGGGAGCAGCACCGCCCTGGGGAGCGGCCCCCCCCTGGAGAGCAGCCTGTCAGAGTCCTCCCTGACCCCCCCGGACCGGGACCCCACCCACAAAAAAAG CTGGCTGATGCACATCCTGCAGACGTGCGTCCACGTCGTCCAGGTGACGCTAGGCTACCTGCTGATGCTGTGCGTCATGTCCTACAACGTCTGGATCTTCCTGGGGGTCATCGTGGGCTCCCTGATCGGCTACTTCCTGGCCTTCCCTCTCCTGGCAAAATACtga